The nucleotide window AACCATCCCAGCACAGCGGCCCCAACGTCCAACGGAGTCACCATGAAACGTCGCGCATTTCTGACAAGTTCAATGATCCTCGGGGCGGGAATGGTCCTACCCGCCAAATGGGCCGCCGCGCAATCGCGCGAGGACAGCCTTCGTGTCCTCAGCGAAGGGGCCGCCAACTCTTTCGAGAGCTTCTCGGTGGGGATCAACCGCAACTCGCTGCAGATCAGCTGGAACATCTATGACCGGCTAGTGAAATTCGCCTACAAGGCGCGTGAGGACGGCACGGCCTATTATGATTATTTCGACATCCAGCCAGAGCTGGCAGAAAGATATGAGGTCTCTGACGACAAGACCTCGATCACCTTCCACCTGCGCAAGGATGCGGTGTTCCATGATGGGGCGCCGGTGACGGCGGAAGACGTGAAATGGTCGCTTGACCGCGTTGTCTCCAGCCCGATCGGCCTGTCGCAATTCGGGACCGGGTCCATGAAGGAGACATCGCAGTTCGTCGTGGTCGATGCCCATACCGTTCGCATCGACCTGCCCCAGCCCGACCGCTTTGCGCTGCCCAACCTGGCGCTGACCTATCCGATCATCGTGAACTCGAAACTCGCTTTGCAACATGCGACGACCGAAGACCCCTTCGCCTCGGAATGGCTGAAGATGAACCCAGCAGGCGGCGGCGCCTACAAGATCGCCCGCGCGCAGATCGGCGAACGCATCTTGTTCGAGCGGTTCGAGGACTGGAAGTCTGGCCCGCTGCCGGCCTTCAGGCAGGTACTGTGGCAGACGGTTCCCGCGGCGGAAAGCCGGGTCGCCTCGCTGCTGAAGGGCGATGCCGACGTGGCCCAGGATCTGCCGCCCAAGGACGTGATGCGCCTGCTGGAAAACACCGATGTGAAGGTGGTCGGGGTTCCGACCTCCAGCTTCCAGTTCATCGGCATGAACACCCAGCTTGCGCCCTTCGATGATGTGCGGGTGCGCCAGGCCATCGCCTATGCGCTGCCCTATGACGCGATGTTCCAGACCGCGCTGTTCGGCCGCGGCCAGCCACTGTTCGGCGGCGAGCCCGGCGCGCCGGAGACCACGACCTTCCCGCAGCCGCTTGGCTATTCCACCGATCTTGAGAAGGCGAAAGCGCTGCTGGCCGAGGCCGGGCTGCCCGACGGGTTCGAAACCACCTTCCAGTTCGAGCTGTCGGTGGCCACCGTCGCCGAGCCGGTGGCGCTGCTGCTGCAGGAAAGCCTGGGCAAGATCGGCATCCGCGTGACCATCGACAAGGTGCCCGCCGGTCAGCTTGGCACGTTGCTACAGGAAAAGAAGGTGCCCTTCTATTTTGAGGGATCGACCTCCTACCTTGCCGACCCGGATTATTTTTTCCGCGTCTTCTACTATGGCGACACGCGCTGGAACTTCGGGTCCTACCAGAACCCCGAGTTCATCTCGCTGGTGGATGCGACG belongs to Frigidibacter mobilis and includes:
- a CDS encoding ABC transporter substrate-binding protein; translation: MKRRAFLTSSMILGAGMVLPAKWAAAQSREDSLRVLSEGAANSFESFSVGINRNSLQISWNIYDRLVKFAYKAREDGTAYYDYFDIQPELAERYEVSDDKTSITFHLRKDAVFHDGAPVTAEDVKWSLDRVVSSPIGLSQFGTGSMKETSQFVVVDAHTVRIDLPQPDRFALPNLALTYPIIVNSKLALQHATTEDPFASEWLKMNPAGGGAYKIARAQIGERILFERFEDWKSGPLPAFRQVLWQTVPAAESRVASLLKGDADVAQDLPPKDVMRLLENTDVKVVGVPTSSFQFIGMNTQLAPFDDVRVRQAIAYALPYDAMFQTALFGRGQPLFGGEPGAPETTTFPQPLGYSTDLEKAKALLAEAGLPDGFETTFQFELSVATVAEPVALLLQESLGKIGIRVTIDKVPAGQLGTLLQEKKVPFYFEGSTSYLADPDYFFRVFYYGDTRWNFGSYQNPEFISLVDATRYETDQAAYDTSVRRMIELVKDEVPIILLWHPSLDTGMAKSVEDYSYTFHRQLDFRPLTRG